One Papio anubis isolate 15944 chromosome 18, Panubis1.0, whole genome shotgun sequence genomic window, AATAAAGCCCCTCAGGCagtcaaaatctttttttccttttggtggccttgttttcttctttttttccccagctgTGGGAATTTAGCCAGTTCAGAGACCTTGTTTCCCCATAATTTGGATTTGACCAAGTCAGGTAGAGTTGATCAAACCAAATGGGAAACAGActgaaacaacaaaacagaaaccataaataaaaacaattcagcAAAACAAACACGCGCTCACACGCTTTCTACAATTACTGAGTGCGCTCATGGTAAGGAGAAATGAAGACCAGTTGGTTGTTAATCTTAAGTTTTAGTCGTCAGGAGAATGTTTAAGACAAAACCCCAATTCAGCTACTTTCCTAGGGATGGGGCCCAGGCTGCAGACTGCCCTCTGCCATCTTAGAAGCAGGAAAACCTCAAACTCGCCTTCTCTGTTGGAAGCGAGCAGCAACTCCAGAAGGTAGTTGCCTGCCCTCTGTCGCTGCGGAAACAGGAAGACTTGCCTTCCTTTTTGGGAGCAAGTAAAACTCAGCACAATAAACCTTAGATCTCAACCAAATTTGGGGAGATCAGGGATTTTCTGGAGCGGGGAGCTCCTGGGCCTCAGCAAATCATCCTGTTGGTTTGAGCAATGAAGACAGTCGGCATTGTGGAGCTGTCCATCCTCGGGGAGCCCTAAACCCCAATACTGTTGGGCTGAGGTCAGAAGTCCTGGACGAAGGCTTTGGGAAAACTTCTAGGCCAGCCAAGtgtatcattagaaaaatgagtAACTACATACATTGCGTGACCTTTCCACACATTATGGCCCATCATAGTTGGCATTAAAGAAAATTGCCATTCTCCATGTGGACATGACGGAGGTCTCAGGTTACGGTGGAACTGTTTTTAATGGTAAAATTGTGATCTTAAAGTTTACAGAGGATCTGGTTGGTTCTGTGGTGCACGTGCTAAGCCACCGACAGGAGCTGAGAGGCTGGACTGGGAAGGAAGCCCCAGGGCCCGCCCCCCGGGTGCAGGTGCTGGCTGCTCAGCTGCTCTCTGAGATGAAGCTGCAAGGCAAGTGTGCGTGGACTCGGTGATTTAGGTCTTTTGCTGTAGAGCGGTACCCGCTGTCTCCGTGACTGTAGCTGTGTAGTAAAGCTTTGAAACCAGAAAGCGTGAGCCCTCGAACCTTCCCCTGGGTTTCTAGTTTGttggcatatttttaaataatcctcCTTATTTTCCCAAAAGCAACAGTGATGTCCCCACTTCCATTACTGATATGAAGCATTTGTGTCTTGTCCGTTTGTCCTTagtcagtctagctaaaggtttttcacatttttgtaggttctttttgaagaaccagcttttagtttcattaattttctgttgtctttctagtttctgctttattttccccaagcttttattttcttccttttgtttgctttaaatttgtttggtcttctctttctagtttcttaaggtagaatattagattattgatttgagatcttcttTTTCATATCAGCATTTACAGTTGCAAATTTCCCTTTCAGCAGCGCCTTAGCTGCATGCCATCAGTTTTGAaaggttatgtttttattttcattgatctcAATATTTTCTAATGTCGCTTAGGAATTTTTCCTTTGGCCTATTGACTATGTAAAGGtatgttatttcatttctccATGCCTATGAATGCCTCAAATTGCCTTCTACTATtgagttttaatttcatttcattatgtttagagaacatactttgtatgatttcaatccttTAAAATTCGTTGATACATCATTTATGGCCTATTATATGATCACTTCAGGGTAGTGGTTAAAGCACAcgtgagaagaatgtgtattctgctgttgggTTAGAAggagtatatatttaaatttacttgggattaaaaaaaaatcttatggcaAATCACATTGCAAGGCAGACTTGCTTCATAAATATGTTGCTCTTTTGTTTTAAAGCGAGATTTTAAAGTACAGCTAGAAAATAGGttatatttcagaaattaatTCAGATGAGGTATTTGGAActtggaaagaattttaaaagtatcagtAATTTGTCTTATGGATAAACTGTTCATCTGTCTACAattagtagttttgttttttgagacggagtctcactcttgttgcccaggctggagtccagtggagcgatcttggctcactacaacctccgcttcctggtttcaagcgattctcctgcctcagcgtctcgagtagctgagattacaggcgcccgccactacgcctgactaattttttttttttttttgtattttagtagagacgggggtttcaccatgttggtcaggcgggtctccaactcctgaccttaggtgatccacccacctcagcctcccaaagtgctggaattacaggcgtgaaccactgcacccctCTAgaattagtatattttaaaagaatcatgaaaataaaaattaacgtTTGTCATTGAAGTAGAGAAAGTTAATTCAGACGATTAAAATTATCCTTAAGGTTTCAAGTAATATATAAGTAATGAGAAATGAAACtgtgtgaaaaataaatggaaacgaTAGGAATTTCGAAATATCAGAAGTTGGGaagtagttttacattttctgcTTAATAAAATGGGCCTGAGACAAAATGTTATTTCAGCTTAGATTCAAATTTTCACTAGGCTGGAAATTATAATCGCTGTGAATGGAGCCTTTGTGTCAGCAAGAGCTTAAAATGTAAAAGCTCCTCTGGTCCTTGTAATAACCAAGCAGGGCAGGTTCTGGCCTTACCTCCATTTTCcacctgaggaaactgaggcacagaggtgcAGATCTTGGCATGGTCATGCTGTTCCTGTGcttgagtttgaaaccagctttgGAGTCCCAGGTGTGTGCTCCCACGCTCTTACCCTGTCACCTCCACTCTTAGTGGGTGAGGGATGGAAAATAGGACTCCAAGTGCTGTATGATTAAGCCTGATTAGTGGTGAATGAAACCCGCTCTTCCCAGATAAACTACAGGAGTCCCAGGAAGCGCCCTACCAGCCCCTTGACTGGCTGGCAACAATGCCCTTCCAGTGACCTTGGCAGGACAGACACCCTCTGATGAGCGGCTCCAGGTGTAGCTCAGGCATCTATTCCAGCCCCATTGCCAGGGCACCGCCATCTCGACGGGCTCTGAAATGCTGCTTGGAGAGGAGACAAAAATGTTGAAGTCGGATTGTTGAGATCAGTGTTGGCCAACAGACAAAGCAAGCCCCATGTGAAATTTTCACTTTTCTAGGGACCATGTTAAAAGGGTAAAGAGAAACAGGGGAAACTGATTCTAATAATTATGTCctaaatacaattttgaaatgtaatgaatatttaaaaattgagataacttacatttttttcataccaAGTATTTGAAATCAGGTGTGCCTTTTACACTTCCGGCACCTCTCAGTTCACACGAGCCCTGTTTTGTGTGCTCAGTAATTGCTACGTGGCTCATGGCTCCCGTACTCAGTGTGGGTTTAGATAGTACCTATACGGTGACATAACAGCCCCGCTAATGCTCACTGTCCCCTTCCCCTAGATGGCAAGAGGTTTCTGGGGCCCCAGTGGCTGGACTGTGACTGTGACCGAGCCATGATCGAGGACTGGGTGTTCAGGGTCCCCCACGTGGCCATATTCCTGAGTGTGGTCATTCACAAGGGCTTTCTCGTCCTGTGCTCATCCCTGGATCTGACTACCCTGGTCCCCGAGCGTCAAGTGGACCAGGGCAGGGGTTTTGAGAGCATCCTGGACATTCTCTCTGTCATGTACATCAACGCCCACCTGCCTCGGGAGCAGCGGCACTGCTGGCGCCTGCTCTTTTCATCTGAGCTCCACGGACACAGCTTCTCCCAGCTCTGCGGCCACATCACTCACCGGGGGCCCTGTGTGGCTGTCCTTGAGGACCATGACAAGCATGTGTTTGGTGGGTTTGCCTCTTGCTCCTGGGAGGTGAAGCCTCAGTTTCAAGGTAAGACTTGGTAACCTGAACCTTGAGGAGTGGCACAGCCCAGGCAAAGAGCtctggagaaagggagagggtggGAGTGCTAAATTCGGCTCTCCCATCTTCTCCAAGTGTTTCTCTAGACGCAGTTGGGGCGATAGGAAAATGTGATGCTACTCAGTGGTGTTTATCACATCACAGTTCTTTAGGACAGACTGTGTGACCCCCAGTTTTCAGGTGAGGACACAGGCCCGGTTATTACACGGTGCTGGCTCTACAGGGCATGGGAGAAGTCAAGCCACAGATCCCTCGGAGGAGACCAGGAGATGCTGATTGGTTCAGATCGGATGTTTTCCTTCCCTGGgccttcctgcccctgcccccaccaccatgTGTGTTTGCTTGTTGGAATTTGGAAGCTTTCTGCATGACCTTGAATGTGCTGGATGAAAGGCTCTAAGTAAATTCTCCTCTTTCCCTTAAGGAAGAATATTCTGATGAAAACggtcctttaaaattatttaaaacacaggccaggcgcagtggctcacacctggaatcccagcattttggggggctgaggtgggaggatcacttgagcccaggagtttgagaccagcatgggcaacatagtgagacctcgtctctttaaaaaaataaaataataaggccaggcgcagtggctcaagcctgtaatcacagcactttgggagtccgaggcaggtgggcCACTTGAGGttaggcattcgagaccagcccggccaacgtggtgaaaccacgtctctactaaaagtacaaaaattggcatggtggtgcacgcctgtaatcccagctacatgggaggctgaggcttgagaattgcttgaacttgggaggcagagttgcagtgagccgagatcacaccactgcactccagcccggccgacagagtgagactccatctctaaataaataactaactaactaaataaataaataggtttttGAAACGTTGACAGATGCATCGCCCATCAGTGGGCTGTCCTCTGTACTCGAGAGTGGGCCACCATCCCCAGGGTTTGCCTTCGTCACTCCCCCGTACATCCTGTATCTCACCCCGCACCTCTGGAATGGTCATCTCTCCACCAGGCAGAGGGTCTGGAGGCCGGGAACTGTGTCCGGGTGGAGTTGCCCCTGCAGGAGAACTTTCAGCAGAGGCTAGGTGGCATCTGGCTGGGACAGGTAGCAGGGGTCCCAGGTTGAGGGTTGGGCACCTCTATCTCCTAGATCGCATTGTTTCTAGGGTTTGATTTATATCTAGGTTTCAGGATGTTCTAGATCTTTATCTTAATTCTGGGAATGGTAGGAATTCTCCCCAAATCAAAGTTTCCAGGTGCCAGCCCTGCTGGTGGGCCTTTCTAGAGACAGCAGCCTCAGCCTTGCCATGGCCACTGTCCTCTGCACACCTACCTTTCCCTGCCTCCGTGTCACAGGCATGGGGCACCAGCCCAGCCTCAGGCTCCGGGGAAGTTACACATTGCTCTGCCTCTCACTACACAGCTGAAGGCTCGGCTTGAGGATGTGAAAAGACCCTGAGCATCATGATCAGGTTAAAGCTGCTGCTACCTCCAGAGCCCTTAATGTTCATTTCAGATGGACTCTGCCGGCTCTTCATGTTTTATTAACAAGCAGACTTAATCTTCCTGAAGCATGCGGGAAAAATGCAGTGGCCACGTTTTCAAACCCGAGTTCATTCTGTTGCAGTACGTGTCCGTACTCAGGAAATAACAGCAGAGGGCAGCCTCGCCCCATGTAGAGTACAAATCCATGGACTTTGGGTCAAGTTCAGAGAGCGTGCTGTCCTCTTGTCCTGGAGATAATGACCTCTAATATCTGAGACTTTAAGGGATTTAATAGCTGTGGGGCAAACAATGAAGGCAAATGCTGAGGAAGGTGGCCCCTTCTTTGAGTATGGAGGATCTTTCACTGTGGGGCGATGTGGCTTCGTCAACCTTTTTAAAGGActgttttcttagttttatttgaGGAAAGAAGAATTGATTATACTTAGAGCCTCTTTTGCTTGTGTTTTCTGTGCAGTAGTTGAAAAGACCCAAGGCTTTGGATTGAACACAGGATTTTGAGTCCTAGCTCTGTCCCTGGGCAAGGTGACTGATTaattttctgggcctcagttcctcagAAGTACATGAAACCATGCTGCGTGGGCAGGCAGCTCCTCAGCGGCCGGGCGCCAGGTGGTGGCGGCATGCTTGAGTATTGTTTCATGAGAATGAGATAAGGAGCCCTTGCTGTtggcatgactttttttttcaggtaatCATAACTCCTCAGGTCCTTGCCCTGTATCCTGGGAAGTGATGCTTCCCCCACCTGGCCCTCCCCATGGAGAACGGCCCTTGGGGGTGGACTGGCATCTGGGCCCACGCAGCCAAAGCCTGAGCTCTGTGGCCCCGCCACCTTGCTCCGCAGTACGACAGGCTCAGGATTGCAAAGCAAACGGCCGTGTACCTGAAGTCCAGCGCGGGAGGGTCGGGTGGGGCCAATACAGTCGGGTGTGACTGAGCTATTCATGGCGGCGTCTAAACCTGCCCTCAAGCCTCTGAGGCTGCTGAAACCCCAGTGAAGCAAGCCTCAGTCTGTAGCCCAGAGTAAAGTCCTTCTCTTAGCTGGTTCCGGTGGAACTTTCTAGCCTAGCTACCTTCCTTCCTCCGCCTGACGCTCTCAAGCCCCACTGTTGCCTACCTGTCCCACACCTTGTCCTCATGGGATCCCTTCTCCATGGGGGACTCTGTTTCAGGGCCTCCCTCTTGACCTTGGAAGCTGCCTCCCAGAAGCCTCCAGGGTGACAGAGGCCCCCCGGGGATCTTTCTAGATTGGAGGCCTTGGGTGGTGTCAGCCCACACTACAGACTGGGCCCTGTTTGCTTGCTCAGGGCCATCATCCTCTTCCAGCCTCCTGGTCTTGGTGCCTCCTTCTTATCTACATTCTACCATGGTGCCCCCAATTTTCTTCCTGTGACTTCTTTCCCCCCGATGACTAGCCCAACCCCAAATTCCTATGAGCAGCCTTCCGGCTTGTTGTGACACTTGTGTATGCTGGTGTCCAGGCGGGCAGCCCTTTCGGCCAAGTCCTCAGAACATGGTGGGAAGCGCCCCTCGCTGGGAGCTCTGAGGATGAGGCCTGGCCTACGGCCCTCTCCCCAGTGCTGAGGTGCTTATGGAGGGAAGGAGTCTCTGAGACTGGGGACCCATAGTTTCCAGAGTTTTGACTGGTACCTTTCTTCTCATGGCCTGTGTGCCCACCCCATGCCTGTGGGTGAGGGTGGATGACCACCTTTCCCAGGCTGTGCCCCGGGGGGCAGCTCTGCACCCGCAGGTTTTCTCTCTctgcatggtatgttctttcagGCCAGGCTCAGCACCATGCAGCGTCACTTGCCTGCTCGGGTAGGCTGTGCTGGAGGCCTTGGTCTCTGCGGACTGACCGCCTGCTCCTTGCTCATAAGCTAAAGGAAGCCTGTTCTTTCTGGCTTGGATGTGCTTGGCCAGCCTGGACCGACTGCAGACAGTGGGCAGAGTTGTGATCTCTGCTCCCCCGGCCAGAGCTAAAAGATGTCCCATTCCTTATTAGGTGTCCCTCTAATCCCTGCACCCCCAGCTCATCCACCTGGGTCCCCAGCAGCTTGTCCCAACCCCCGGTCTGCCGACACCTGGTTATGGGTGAGGGGTTTTGGCTGTGCTGCTTCCTGAGCCACAGCTTACTGGCATTTCTGGCCCTCTGGGACCGGCTCAGACACTGACcctgtttgttttgttctctggCCACTTTCAGGGGATGACAGATGCTTCCTGTTCTCCATCTGTCCCAGCATGgccgtgtacacacacacaggctacAATGACCACTACATGTACCTGAACCACGGACAGCAGACGATCCCGAATGGACTGGTGAGCCTGGGCGGAGCGTGGGGGTCTCGCCTTGGTGATGTCCCCCCGTGAAGGCATCAACCCCGAGGCTCAGCTCCACAGATCAGGGCAGGGCGCGTGGCATTCATCTCCTCACACACGCCATGTCCAGTTCCTTCTGCCTCCAGGGCCGGTGCTGGGGGTAGTGACAGCTGGGCCAGGATTTCCCTTAGAGAAGGATGTGGCCTCTGCTGGGGCTTCTCCGTGGTTTGTGTGCAGATGGCGCACTTGGCCCCTTTTTCTGGCCCTCAGATGATTGGTTTGTGGCCTTTGAGGCTAGGGGTAGTGTTAGCGCCAGACCCGTCCCTGCACGTCACTGGCCTGCCTCATACTTGGGAGTGCTGGACTGAGGGGAATGGACGGCCGGCAGCTCATGAGACAGCATGTGGGGCCCCAGTTGGGGTGACCATGGCTCCTGTCCAGCCCTCGCTTCAGCTTGGTGACGTGGCACAGGAAGCACAGGGAAGTAGGGGAGGCCTAGGCCAGGTACAGGGAGCAGGTGGGCATGGGTCCTgagggcaggagctggggcagcATCCACGCTGAAGCTCAACTTACTCCTGCCAGCTCCCCTGCCGATTTCTTTCCTCTGCTACTTGACAGAAAGCTCTTACTGGGAAAATCCAGTCCTGTGTCTGCAGAGCTGAGGGCAGAGAAGGCTGGTCCACTAGAGGGGCCAGTGTCCTTCCCAGGCTTACCACACTGATGccctggagagagggaggggtgtGGCTGGGCCACCTAGAACACCTGGCATCTTCTGGAAAGGGCGATCTGGTGGCGGCAGGAGAGAGGGTGCCAGCCTCACAGGGAGCACCTGGCAGGCCCCGGTCATCGCTCGTCATTGGCCCTGAGGGACAGAGCGGCTCCGAGTGTCAACTCTGGACAGTGTGATCGGGTCTCTTGTTGCCCAAGGTCAGAACTAGGGCGTGCCAGGTGTTCCAGGCCTACCAGGGACCAGAGGAGGTTCTCGGCAGGGCGAGGTTGAACAGCTCAGAGCCCAGCCATGTGACTGGGGGTGGAAGGCACAGGGGTTCGCGTCCGCCTCTGGGTCTGCCTCTGCATCCTGTAAGTCACACACTCAGAGCTGAGTTTCCCAGTCTGTCTCGGGGTGAGGATCGCTGCCCAGAAGCAGGGGCACTGGTGCCCCAACATGGGGGGTTTGCAGTATCAGCTTCTGTGTTCCCTTCTCCCCTTATCTTAACTGGGTGGGACCCTGGGCCCTGGAGgtctatttctatatatatatttaacatttttaattctctgaCGTCACTTGTGCTTTCAGCAAGCAAATCCTCCTGAGAAAGAGCCGTGGGTGGGTGTCTGGAGACATAGATGACTGTTCTAGTCACTTGGCATGGGATGCTTAAATGGCAGCAATTGATACATTTCGCAGTTAAGGAAAACATAGATGATGGCATGCATTCACACTCACCCGCCCTGTCTCAGGCTGGTACTTAAGGTGAGAGGCTGGCTCGGGGTATTTGATGTCCGCAGGTCCTGAGGAGTTGCTGATGCTGTTCTCTGTCCTGGCTTCCTTTGCAGGGGATGGGGGGGCAGCACAATTACTTTGGGCTTTGGGTGGATGTTGATTTTGGGAAAGGACACAGCAGAGCTAAGCCCACGTGCACCACGTACAACAGCCCGCAGCTGTCAGCCCACGAGAACTTCCAGTTTGATAAGATGGAGGTGTGGGCGGTTGGAGACCCTTCAGAGGAGCAGTTGGTGAGTGGagccatcctctgcctcccagggtggCCTCTTGAGCCTGGGGgcctttctccattttcttacCATTACCCCCTTTACTCTTCTGTCTGCAGATAGTTTCTCACAAATTTGATCCTGGCAGCTGATGCTGGTTTGGATGCCAGGAGATGCATGGCTGGAAGTCTTGTCTGAGATTTGTGGGCGGTTTAGTAGAGCAGCCCTGGGAAGCGGGGGGGTGGTCCTCAAGTGCGAGCCCAGGTGGCCCTTCATTCTCTCTGCCCACCTACAAGAGGAAGGTCTGGGGTTCCTTCTTCCCTGGTTCTGCACCTGATTTGCTATTGACCCCTGAACCTCCTGTAATACCTCCTACCCACCCAGCCATTGAATCCCAGAGTGGGAGGGGCCTTAGGGGGAACCAGAGTCGATTCCACCCGAGAAGGCTGGAAAACTAGCAGGAAGCCGCTGCCTGTTGTTGGCCATCATGGAACATACCcaccctttcttctcttctattcTCAAGGCCAAGGGCAACAAGAGCATCCTGGACGCGGACCCTGAAGCCCAGGCCCTGCTGGAGATCAGTGGGCGGTCGCGCCACAGCGAAGGGCTCCGGGAAATCCCAGACGATGAATGAGGAGCCGCCTGAGCCTTCCTGGGTTCCTCTGGGTAGAGGGCACCGCCTgcagcccctcttccctcccccatGGTTTAACTGTAATAGAGTGCCACACGGGTCACAGCCAGGTAGTCCCAGATGTGCCAACAAGACGCCCTCTGAAGCCATGTCCTGACTGATGGGTGGATCTCCCAGAAATAGAcgttttttaagttttattttttgccctACAGGGTCACTCTCAGGATCTCTCCGAGAAATCTTAAGTGTCAAATTAGTAACTCAATCTtacactttgttcttttttaccaATGAAATCCTAAGCAGCTGAGACCTTTCAGACCCCCGCTGGCATTAGGGAATTCCACTGGCATTAGCGTTTGTTGGGGGTGCAACTTCTCTATTGAGGAGGGGCTTCCTCCCGCTGAGGTTCACATGGCCTCACTCAGGCCATCCTGTTAGAAGGTGGGACCTGATGGTCTGTTCTGATGGGTAAGGGACCAGAGGCATCTGGATGAATCTCGACGCTTTCTGGGAACAGCTTTCAGTGGCATGGGAGTTCGTATTTAAAAGCATGAACTGGATAaaatggggaaatggaggcaggagactgaggtaACATGGTCCTGTGGTGGCGTGAGTCCTCAGAAGGTGTTTGTAATTAAGGTTCCACACCCAGCTCTCTCAgctgtttttaaatgaatgtgtgTCATGAATAGATGGGAAAGTTGGGAGATCTGTCTACAGAGAAGCAAAGCTGTGGTTCTCTTGCTAACTTCAAGGTAGGGACACTGGGCAGCCTAAGTTTGGGAGCTTGGTTGATAAATAGATACATGGTCCATTCCATAAATCAGTGGTGAGTGACTGGCCTGGGTTCTAGACCTCTGGGAACCAGCGCCTGAGTCACACCTGTCTAGGCCTCG contains:
- the MEAK7 gene encoding MTOR-associated protein MEAK7 isoform X3, which translates into the protein MGNSGSHVGQSFCSRFLPEEQAEIDRLFDALSSDKNSPNVSSKSFSLKALQNHVGEAVPLEMVTRLYDGMRRVDLTGKAKGPSENVSQEQFTASMSHLLKGNSEEKSLMIMKMISATEGPVKAREVQKFTEDLVGSVVHVLSHRQELRGWTGKEAPGPAPRVQVLAAQLLSEMKLQDGKRFLGPQWLDCDCDRAMIEDWVFRVPHVAIFLSVVIHKGFLVLCSSLDLTTLVPERQVDQGRGFESILDILSVMYINAHLPREQRHCWRLLFSSELHGHSFSQLCGHITHRGPCVAVLEDHDKHVFGGFASCSWEVKPQFQGDDRCFLFSICPSMAVYTHTGYNDHYMYLNHGQQTIPNGLGMGGQHNYFGLWVDVDFGKGHSRAKPTCTTYNSPQLSAHENFQFDKMEVWAVGDPSEEQLAKGNKSILDADPEAQALLEISGRSRHSEGLREIPDDE
- the MEAK7 gene encoding MTOR-associated protein MEAK7 isoform X1 → MATKIDKEACRAAYNLVRDDGSAVIWVTFKYDGSTIVPGEQGAEYQHFIQQCTDDVRLFAFVRFTTGDAMSKRSKFALITWIGENVSGLQRAKTGTDKTLVKEVVQARLCGYECPVSSFVGAWRQVRRQLWGLRSPGCSSEGVQREFCQIPEQMGNSGSHVGQSFCSRFLPEEQAEIDRLFDALSSDKNSPNVSSKSFSLKALQNHVGEAVPLEMVTRLYDGMRRVDLTGKAKGPSENVSQEQFTASMSHLLKGNSEEKSLMIMKMISATEGPVKAREVQKFTEDLVGSVVHVLSHRQELRGWTGKEAPGPAPRVQVLAAQLLSEMKLQDGKRFLGPQWLDCDCDRAMIEDWVFRVPHVAIFLSVVIHKGFLVLCSSLDLTTLVPERQVDQGRGFESILDILSVMYINAHLPREQRHCWRLLFSSELHGHSFSQLCGHITHRGPCVAVLEDHDKHVFGGFASCSWEVKPQFQGDDRCFLFSICPSMAVYTHTGYNDHYMYLNHGQQTIPNGLGMGGQHNYFGLWVDVDFGKGHSRAKPTCTTYNSPQLSAHENFQFDKMEVWAVGDPSEEQLAKGNKSILDADPEAQALLEISGRSRHSEGLREIPDDE